Within the Amyelois transitella isolate CPQ chromosome 3, ilAmyTran1.1, whole genome shotgun sequence genome, the region AGACTTAATGATTCTGGGAAATTCCCTTTTatgaaatacattattttctttgctGCGTTATTATTTGTCAGTTAAGATTAGGAGATTACTAGATTTTGCAACAAATTCACGCACGATTAATGTGAACTTATGAAAGTTAATTCTCcttacttattatttcatttctctCTTCTCTAACTTCATTTGTGGTGTGATATTTACATTGATTTCTTAGATCACTTTGTTCTGTTCATTCATTCAGAATAATGTCAGGTAGAATTTAGTTAGTATTCTATTAACCCTCGTAGAAGTTCTAAAGTACTTAAAACAACGCGGCACAAGTTTTAATCTTTAgatttaactagctgtgcccgcgacttcgtccgcgtggaatagttattctGGGCATCAATGAAGTccccaaggatgaataattttccccgtttttttcacattttcgaTGACATacttctttgctcctaatagttgcagcgtgatgtaatatagcctaaagccttcctcgataaatggtcaatacaacacaaaaataatttttcaatttgaaccagtagttcctgggattagcgcgttcaaacaaacaaactcttcagcttaataatattagtaaagataagcaaataaataaattagttagtGTTCAGTAGTAATGTTATCCACTGCCTAATGCATATTCCGTAGTAGCGATTCTAATCGGTCGTACTATGTTGTGAGACACTATCGCTGATAATTCGCTGATGGATCAACATAATAAGTACGAAATAGTATTAACTatagagtgccgtgtggttcccggcactaaagaataggaccactccatatcatcCTTGTCGGAAAAGGGAGGTAAaagaggctaataaacttgtgatcacagattgctagcccagcgcctaaaagaagaatcccacgtttataaGCCCCTTttttttagtcgccttttacgacatcaatgggaatgtgacggagtggtcctattctttttttattattggtgctgggaaccacacggcactgccgtaaatataatttcaattatcGTAAGCTACAAATTGTGTTAAAATATGCTTTGGTCACATTCTGACTGCatgtgaaatgaaataaatttacatatttcagtagtaaaattttactgacattgtaatacaaatttattattattatgtaacatAATAGCAAAAATTGGTTTTTGGTTAAATCAATCAGCGGTTTGGTCTTCTCGTCACACTTTTTCACTCTCTTCCTTAAAATCAACCACAATTagttcattattttaacatatgtTGTGTATTTTAAAGCGATATATCTATTCGCCAGCAATATTTTAAACGATATTCACATTGTCATCTGGCCTTGAAGAAACTGTAGTGGCCTCAAATTGGAACCTAACGTCTAACTCAGGAACATACTTTGGCACTGTCTTCACCGTTTCATCAATTACTAAATTGCAAGTCTGAGTAGCATAATCCTCCCTTGTTTTATACgggaatataattttcaattgttCATCTACGTAATACCACGATGCATTAACTAAACTAGCCACTTCAGGAATAACTCtcacttcaaaataaatttcggGTACACCATCAACATATTTTTCAGCATTGATATACAAAACACGATGCTTATGTTTCACTGTTATTTCATCTTCCTTATAACCAGGTAGATTAACTGTTACTTTGTAATCATTTTGATTGTAGTCTTCGGTCGTTTTGTTATTGGAGTTCTCAACGCACAGTTCCTTAGTTTTCTTATCAAGGTTTATCACTTGTTTGGCTAAGTGTTCAAATGTTCTGACTCTTTGATGTTGAATGAAGCCTTGGTGATGTTGTCTATGGCAATCGTGTCTGCTGCAGTACCAGTGAGGTACAACACCGTGTATAacacatattaaaattaatattttgtacattttaaacGTGTGTTCCAGACAAATTTATGACACGACTGATTGGAACGCAAGCGCAGAACTCCTTATAAGGTCAAACTTGTTTTTCACTGACAAgagataagtaagtatattgagTCAGTGCCCGTATTATTtcgtttgtttataattaacgTCGAATcaaatgattaattaaaagCTAATATTTTTGCCACGTTTGTAAATTGATTACCATTCTTGCCtcaatttatgtttgttatagCTATTAAGGAGAGGAATTGACtgttataagtatgtatatgatttagggaagttaaaaattaaaacttcaaTGAAAATATGTGTTGACATATCTTAAAAATCCTCAAATTTGATGAAACCATACCATAGAAATACCATTCGAAAATTAATACACCAAAACGTCACTGAAATGAGAAATATATTAGAGAATCTTGCTAGCAATTTTTACCCTTAACtatctaaattttaaaactatccaTGGCTGTTGCGTCTTTTTCAgtaatgtgtgtatgtaaagaGATGTACATACTATCCCGCCTGTTTCCCATaggggtagacaaagactatggatttccattTGCTACGATCTTTACAGCAAATAGACGTTTGCTTAAtttctaacaataaaaaaaagaataggaccaatccatctctttacctTGAATGTCGttaatggcgactaagggataggcttacttagttgggattcctctttaaggcgataagctagcaacctgtcactatttgaatcttaattttatcataaagccaaacagcagaacgtggcctttcagtctttcgatgactgttggctctgtataccccgcaggggatatagacgtgattatatgttatgtcaTGTTTATCTCCAACAACTAAACAAATGACGCAACCCaaacaatgaaattttaatatctctATTTTCCAAAACATTAGCAAAAAATCCCATTTCTTTGACAAAAGAAACGTATTTTGGAGTCTTACAAAGTAGGAAGCAATTTCGCAATGTTTCCAAAGgggaatataaataatatcaccAAAAGACTGGATTGTCCATTGTGTCTTACAGACAAACCGCACAATAGGAAGAAACGCTTTGCTACTGTGTGGCCTATTAGGGTTTGCTAGCATTTTCTCTCTTTTATGCCGTGACTttttgcccataaaaaattaaaattttcaaaaaaccaTGGGACACCCATTTGGTTATTTTTGCTAAAGAGCATTCGTGTCAAATTTTGAGTcgataaatcaaaattttaaatatttttcatacaaactttaacTACTTTTTTGACATTGGTTAAATTTCGAAAATTCTTTGGTGGtaacaaaatgtttatgtCTACAAGTTTGTAGATTCTCTGGTTTTAGTCTGAGCGTTGATGAGTACTGTCTCATCAACTcttgttgttttatataatagaaGATTACTAAAATGTAACGAATCAATCATTTCACTGTGCGAGTCATACTTAGTTTGTGTTAAAATATCACAATGATTCATTGTTAATCTGTCACGCAATAGGCATTTATGGAGGCTTTAA harbors:
- the LOC106132993 gene encoding uncharacterized protein LOC106132993; translated protein: MYKILILICVIHGVVPHWYCSRHDCHRQHHQGFIQHQRVRTFEHLAKQVINLDKKTKELCVENSNNKTTEDYNQNDYKVTVNLPGYKEDEITVKHKHRVLYINAEKYVDGVPEIYFEVRVIPEVASLVNASWYYVDEQLKIIFPYKTREDYATQTCNLVIDETVKTVPKYVPELDVRFQFEATTVSSRPDDNVNIV